A single genomic interval of Sceloporus undulatus isolate JIND9_A2432 ecotype Alabama chromosome 2, SceUnd_v1.1, whole genome shotgun sequence harbors:
- the GLS2 gene encoding LOW QUALITY PROTEIN: glutaminase liver isoform, mitochondrial (The sequence of the model RefSeq protein was modified relative to this genomic sequence to represent the inferred CDS: deleted 2 bases in 1 codon; substituted 3 bases at 3 genomic stop codons): protein MNLMRKAAQDPSTGGTLNGELFRKCVRSNIVLLTQAFLKKLVIPDFQFTSHVEQIFESTKGLWEGKVANYIPQLAKCNPDIWGVSLCTVDGQWXHSMGHTKTPFCLXACVKPLKYAIAVNELGTKQVHQYVGKEPSGLRYDKLSLNEEGIPHNPMVNAGAIVISSLIKMGCKKAEKFDYMIDYLKMAGNEYVGFSNTTXGNFGDEFQSEKETGDRNYAIGYYLKDKKYFPHGVNMMAALDLYFQLCCVEVTCESGSVMAATLANGGICPITRECMLSDEAFRNTLSVMHSCSMYDFSGQFAFHNKTVVNLLFAAYSRDVSALRRFALSAMDMEQKDYDYVAAAEGSPSSPTLARQSGPDPPGPQRQASRSGWEFDRPGIDNRSGRGVERRTHLLEWGEGCETTVCLGPPWGDQDRVPRDLCGRWGLSVHGRRSEPTRATSRRWGHGPGRDHTHVDGGTLPIHAVETLARVMKRGAPTRTEEDREPLLLHFPQGDAEQFPSLLLPWTITIFLMWLLCRWENIALDDAIQFNHLEVVKLLKDYQDTYVLGARQAEAAAENLSKENLESMV, encoded by the exons ATGAATCTGATGCGGAAAGCAGCTCAGGATCCCAGCACTGGAGGAACACTGAACGGAGAGCTTTTCCGGAA GTGTGTGAGAAGCAATATTGTCCTGTTGACCCAGGCCttcctgaagaaacttgtcatcCCTGACTTCCAGTTCACCTCTCATGTGGAACAAATTTTTGAGAGCACCAAAGGACTCTGGGAGGGCAAG GTGGCAAACTACATCCCACAGCTGGCAAAGTGTAATCCAGACATCTGGGGTGTTTCACTTTGCACAGTAGATGGACAATGGTGA CATTCTATGGGCCACACCAAGACCCCCTTCTGCCTGTAGGCCTGTGTGAAACCTCTAAAATATGCCATTGCTGTCAATGAACTGGGTACCAAACAAGTGCATCAGTATGTGGGCAAAGAGCCCAGTGGGCTGCGTTatgacaaa ctctctctcaatgaGGAAG GGATTCCCCATAACCCCATGGTGAATGCAGGGGCCATTGTCATCAGTTCTCTCATCAAG ATGGGGTGCAAGAAAGCTGAGAAGTTTGATTACATGA TAGATTATTTGAAGATGGCAGGAAATGAGTATGTTGGATTCAGCAATACCACATAAGGCAACTTTGGGGATGA ATTTCAATCAGAGAAAGAAACGGGAGACCGGAATTATGCCATTGGGTACTACCTGAAGGACAAAAAG TATTTTCCACATGGTGTAAACATGATGGCAGCCCTTGACTTGTATTTCC AACTGTGCTGTGTGGAAGTGACCTGTGAGTCTGGCAGTGTCATGGCAGCCACACTAGCCAATGGCGGGATCTGTCCTATCACCAGAGAGTGTATGCTGAGTGATGAAGCTTTCCGCAACACCCTCAGCGTCATGCACTCATGTAGCATGTATGACTTTTCAGGGCAGTTTGCATTCCAT AACAAGACTGTTGTAAACTTGCTCTTTGCTGCCTACAGTAGAGATGTCTCTGCTCTTCGGAG ATTTGCTCTGTCAGCTATGGACATGGAGCAGAAAGATTATGATTATGTAGCTGCAGCTGAAG gatcaccgtcctcaccgactctggcaaggcagtcagggccgGATCCTCCAGGCCCCCAGCGGCAGGCTTCTCGATCCGGGTGGGAGTTCGACCGTCCTGGGATCGACAACAGGTCCGGACGCGGGGTCGAGAGGAGGACGCATCTCCTGGAGTGGGGAGAAGGGTGCGAAACCACGGTGTGTCTCGGCCCACCctggggtgatcaggatcgcgt TCCCCGAGACTTATGTGGGCGCTGGGGGTTGTCGGTGCACGGGCGGAGGTCGGAGCCCACGCGGGCCACAAGCCGGAGGTGGGGGCACGGTCCCGGCCGGGACCACACACACGTGGACGGCGGGACTCTCCCGATACACGCTGTGGAGACACTTGCCCGAGTGATGAAGCGGGGGGCGCCAACGCggacagaagaggaccgcgaaccCCTCCTCCTGCACTTTCCCCAGGGCGATGCCGAA CAGTTCCCTAGTCTCCTACTCCCCTGGACAATCACTATCTTCTTAATGTGGCTTCTTTGCAGGTGGGAGAACATTGCCTTAGATGATGCTATCCAATTTAATCATTTGGAGGTGGTGAAGTTGCTCAAGGATTATCAAGACACATACGTCCTGGGAGCCAGACAAGCTGAAGCAGCAGCCGAAAATCTCTCCAAGGAGAACTTGGAAAGTATGGTTTGA